A single genomic interval of Aureliella helgolandensis harbors:
- a CDS encoding NAD(P)/FAD-dependent oxidoreductase — MLGAGFGGCLLGLALARQGKSVVMLDRGTHPRFAIGESSTPLADFLLEQLADSYGLPELKPLCRWGSWQATYPHLQAGKKRGFSYFSHQPGEEFRETASYQHSLLVAASVDDARSDTHWMRSDVDAWMCQLAEQAGVRWLDHSAAQRVLKTAAGWRLEGSRTSSSKESQPWSISCQFLVDATGGSGWLAQQLQLSNRNEQLRVRTGALFGHFSGVGAMHEVLMQQGLPVEEDPFDADDAAQHHLLGTEGWSWMLRFGSGVTSVGLVCPSEVLFGLHDPLKRWSRWGDWLRRYPTLSHLMADSRLIAPQSPISQAASGVELGWIPRISRLWGAAAGQGWAMLPSTAGVVDPLHSTGIAHTLSGVQRLLEMLAHAPQSQPSSAALDAYSTQVVSEILWIDAIVDVCYIASRRSFSLFTAMCSLYFVAAIHCERALANRSSMTTGFLCCGSTELQQLCEEARLKLQRLPLENTDSQAELAFIDWLRQRLAPWNDVGLLDPASRNRIARSAAPK, encoded by the coding sequence ATCCTAGGCGCTGGTTTTGGAGGTTGTCTGCTCGGTTTGGCTCTGGCACGTCAGGGAAAATCGGTGGTAATGCTCGATCGCGGCACCCATCCCCGTTTTGCGATCGGGGAGTCTTCCACTCCTCTAGCCGATTTTTTGCTCGAACAGCTCGCCGATTCTTATGGGCTACCCGAGCTCAAGCCGCTGTGCCGCTGGGGCAGTTGGCAAGCGACCTACCCGCATCTTCAGGCTGGCAAGAAACGCGGCTTTAGCTACTTCTCGCATCAGCCTGGGGAGGAATTTCGGGAGACGGCAAGCTACCAGCATAGCCTGCTGGTGGCGGCCAGCGTTGATGACGCACGCAGCGATACCCACTGGATGCGCAGCGATGTAGACGCGTGGATGTGCCAGTTGGCGGAGCAAGCTGGGGTTCGCTGGCTCGACCACTCCGCGGCTCAGAGAGTTCTGAAGACTGCTGCTGGCTGGCGGCTCGAAGGAAGTCGCACTAGCTCCTCTAAGGAGTCGCAGCCCTGGTCGATTTCGTGCCAGTTCCTAGTGGATGCGACGGGCGGCTCGGGGTGGTTGGCTCAGCAGCTCCAATTGTCCAACAGGAATGAACAATTGCGTGTACGGACTGGCGCCCTGTTCGGCCATTTTTCGGGTGTGGGAGCCATGCACGAGGTATTGATGCAGCAGGGGCTGCCCGTGGAGGAGGACCCGTTCGATGCCGATGATGCCGCGCAGCATCACCTCTTGGGAACCGAGGGGTGGAGTTGGATGCTGCGATTCGGCAGTGGCGTCACGTCGGTGGGACTCGTGTGTCCCTCCGAGGTCCTCTTCGGATTGCACGACCCGTTGAAGCGGTGGTCGAGGTGGGGGGATTGGCTCCGGCGCTACCCGACTTTGTCCCATTTGATGGCGGACAGCCGCTTGATCGCGCCCCAATCCCCAATTTCTCAAGCTGCATCCGGCGTGGAGCTGGGATGGATTCCGCGCATCAGTCGTCTGTGGGGTGCTGCGGCGGGTCAGGGATGGGCCATGCTTCCAAGCACGGCGGGAGTGGTCGATCCGTTGCATAGTACGGGCATTGCCCACACGCTCAGTGGAGTGCAGCGGTTGCTCGAGATGCTCGCACACGCACCGCAATCGCAGCCGAGTTCAGCAGCGCTTGATGCCTATTCGACACAGGTCGTCTCCGAGATTCTGTGGATCGATGCCATCGTCGATGTGTGTTACATCGCCAGCCGTCGCTCGTTTTCGCTTTTCACCGCAATGTGTAGTTTGTACTTTGTGGCAGCCATTCACTGCGAGCGCGCGCTGGCGAATCGTTCCTCGATGACGACAGGTTTTCTCTGCTGCGGGTCGACCGAGCTCCAACAACTGTGCGAAGAAGCGAGACTCAAACTGCAGCGGCTGCCACTTGAGAATACCGACTCGCAGGCAGAACTCGCATTTATCGATTGGTTGCGTCAGCGACTGGCTCCTTGGAATGACGTGGGGTTGTTGGACCCCGCATCTCGCAATCGCATTGCTCGGTCTGCAGCTCCAAAGTAG
- a CDS encoding DUF2786 domain-containing protein yields the protein MDFIWNDGGRAASGFVGVAGDCVSRALAIATGTAYRDVYQDLGAAAHKTPRNGVRIDVAADYLKTRDWKIFSGNKAGFSPLLLPDGVVLVHLADRHDRSQHMTTVIDHVVHDTWNPADDGSYLVQSYWTSVTAQSDNRLPSASPKQSSNHEQELTQSEFDKILKRLRALDRTASNGGSTEGEKHNALRMMQNLMLRHNLSREDIVDQDNVEHVQFTRIACPVNGRRACNWEKHLAAYVTDHIFPTTQWFIAASGHRTLFWFYGPVADVKNTIALFRELLLTIATAAQLQFGGHSRGSGASYAEGYVEGLPRKAVKDSQVPSSQQQQNSALIQARTLTLHTTALEWLALECNIRLTTVRRAGRSQRDPNAEKRGKRDGSTHEVTVPNAPKRLT from the coding sequence ATGGATTTCATCTGGAATGACGGTGGTCGAGCAGCGTCCGGCTTCGTAGGTGTGGCTGGCGATTGCGTCTCGCGAGCTCTCGCCATCGCTACTGGGACAGCTTACCGCGATGTCTACCAAGACCTGGGTGCCGCTGCCCACAAAACGCCACGTAATGGAGTTCGAATCGACGTGGCCGCGGACTATCTGAAAACCCGTGATTGGAAAATATTTTCCGGCAACAAAGCTGGATTCTCCCCATTGCTCTTGCCCGATGGCGTCGTCCTCGTCCACCTAGCGGACCGCCACGATCGCTCCCAACACATGACCACCGTAATTGATCACGTGGTGCATGATACGTGGAATCCGGCCGACGATGGAAGCTATTTGGTGCAAAGCTACTGGACCTCAGTGACGGCGCAAAGTGACAATCGACTTCCCAGTGCAAGCCCCAAGCAAAGCAGCAACCACGAACAAGAGTTGACCCAAAGCGAGTTCGATAAAATCTTGAAGCGGCTGCGGGCACTAGACCGTACCGCTAGCAACGGCGGCAGTACCGAGGGGGAAAAGCACAATGCACTGCGGATGATGCAAAACCTGATGTTGCGTCACAACCTCAGTCGTGAAGATATCGTCGACCAGGACAATGTCGAGCATGTTCAGTTCACGAGGATTGCTTGCCCGGTCAATGGCCGCCGCGCTTGCAATTGGGAGAAGCATCTCGCCGCCTACGTTACCGACCATATCTTTCCCACAACTCAATGGTTCATTGCTGCAAGTGGGCATCGCACTCTGTTTTGGTTTTACGGCCCGGTCGCTGACGTAAAGAACACCATCGCCCTGTTCCGTGAATTACTGCTCACCATTGCCACCGCTGCCCAACTGCAATTTGGTGGACACAGTCGAGGTAGTGGCGCCTCCTATGCCGAGGGTTACGTTGAGGGGCTTCCCAGAAAAGCGGTGAAAGACTCGCAGGTGCCTTCGTCGCAGCAACAGCAGAACAGCGCATTGATTCAGGCCCGAACCCTTACGCTCCACACCACCGCGTTAGAGTGGTTGGCCCTAGAGTGCAACATCCGTCTCACCACCGTTCGCCGTGCAGGCCGATCCCAGCGTGACCCTAACGCCGAAAAACGAGGTAAGCGCGATGGCTCAACCCATGAAGTCACGGTTCCCAACGCCCCCAAGCGATTAACCTAA
- a CDS encoding 3-dehydroquinate synthase gives MSELFGQSADSNQFDIDFSVPLVHRLRFTQDCFGKDFHVLGKLLEPGITRDARVQVWVDEGLANWDPTLCARITHCLRSAAKIDLVAEVEVLPGGEVIKNDPSYVDALLTAFNRDNLDRRSYVLVVGGGAVLDTVGYAASIAHRGIRLIRVPTTTLAQADSGVGVKNAVNWFAKKNWKGTFATPWGVVNDEHLLTGLSDRDYRCGFSEAVKVAMLKDAEFFEFLVHAAADISARQRAPASRAIRQSVLLHLHHITRGGDPFELQQARPLDFGHWSAHKLEAITDYRLRHGEAVAIGVAVDVAYSHLKYGLDLATVQATFALFQGLQLPIWDSALNEEVIFDGLEEFRQHLGGELTVTMLQQLAQPVDVHSIDHRVMREAMNMVATSAQQQVTAAK, from the coding sequence ATGAGTGAACTTTTCGGCCAATCGGCTGACTCCAATCAATTCGATATCGATTTCAGCGTTCCACTCGTTCATCGCTTGCGGTTCACCCAGGATTGCTTCGGCAAGGATTTTCACGTCTTGGGAAAGTTGCTTGAACCTGGGATAACGCGCGACGCTCGAGTGCAAGTGTGGGTGGACGAAGGACTGGCCAATTGGGATCCAACCCTGTGCGCCCGCATCACCCATTGCCTCCGTTCCGCAGCTAAAATTGACTTGGTGGCCGAGGTGGAAGTCCTACCAGGCGGAGAGGTCATTAAGAACGATCCGAGCTACGTCGATGCCTTGCTTACCGCCTTCAATCGCGACAATCTCGACCGTCGCAGCTATGTGCTTGTCGTGGGAGGCGGCGCGGTCCTCGATACGGTTGGCTATGCCGCCTCGATCGCGCACCGTGGCATTCGGCTGATCCGCGTCCCCACCACCACCCTCGCACAGGCAGATTCGGGAGTAGGGGTCAAAAATGCCGTCAACTGGTTTGCCAAAAAGAATTGGAAAGGAACCTTCGCCACTCCCTGGGGTGTGGTCAACGACGAACATCTATTGACCGGACTCAGCGATCGCGATTATCGCTGTGGTTTTTCCGAAGCGGTGAAGGTTGCGATGCTCAAGGACGCAGAGTTCTTCGAATTCCTCGTCCACGCAGCTGCAGATATCTCCGCCCGCCAGCGGGCCCCGGCTAGTCGAGCCATCCGACAGTCCGTGCTGCTGCACCTACATCACATCACGCGTGGTGGTGACCCCTTTGAACTCCAACAAGCACGCCCACTCGATTTCGGTCACTGGTCCGCCCATAAGCTGGAAGCGATCACCGACTACCGACTGCGGCACGGTGAAGCGGTAGCCATTGGCGTGGCCGTCGATGTCGCCTACTCACATCTCAAGTACGGCCTCGATCTCGCCACCGTCCAAGCAACATTTGCACTCTTCCAAGGTCTCCAATTGCCAATCTGGGACTCGGCCTTGAATGAGGAAGTTATTTTCGATGGACTGGAAGAATTCCGCCAACATCTCGGAGGTGAATTGACGGTCACGATGCTGCAACAGTTGGCCCAGCCCGTCGATGTCCATAGCATTGACCACCGCGTCATGCGCGAGGCGATGAATATGGTCGCCACCAGTGCTCAACAACAAGTAACTGCCGCCAAGTAG
- a CDS encoding NUDIX domain-containing protein — protein sequence MQKYGPWKIQHSSDVYADPWIRVQRDEVIRPDGAPGSYAVVHLKSGVCVIAVDQAGDVHLTQEFHYAVGRETIEGVSGGIEAGESPQVSAARELAEELGLEGAKWTHLGQVDPFTASIASTVDLYLAQDLSECVASPEGTELIEHVVVPMAEALQWVRDGRITHAPTCVALMRIALDSPHLC from the coding sequence ATGCAAAAATATGGTCCCTGGAAAATCCAGCATTCGTCCGATGTCTATGCAGATCCTTGGATTCGAGTCCAGCGAGATGAAGTGATCCGGCCTGACGGGGCCCCTGGAAGCTACGCGGTCGTTCACCTCAAATCGGGGGTATGCGTGATCGCCGTTGATCAGGCCGGTGACGTTCACCTCACGCAGGAATTTCATTATGCGGTGGGGAGAGAGACCATCGAGGGTGTTAGCGGAGGGATCGAGGCGGGGGAGAGTCCGCAGGTATCTGCGGCCCGCGAGTTGGCGGAAGAGCTAGGGCTGGAGGGAGCCAAGTGGACGCATTTGGGGCAAGTCGACCCCTTTACTGCGTCCATCGCTTCGACCGTCGATCTTTACTTGGCTCAGGACCTTTCGGAGTGTGTCGCATCTCCTGAGGGCACGGAGCTGATCGAGCATGTTGTCGTTCCCATGGCAGAAGCGCTGCAGTGGGTGCGGGATGGTCGCATTACCCATGCCCCTACCTGTGTCGCCCTGATGCGCATCGCCCTCGACTCACCGCATTTGTGCTAA
- the nadC gene encoding carboxylating nicotinate-nucleotide diphosphorylase: MLENHQDFAQQTRDEFLRDDLEQLVRLAIREDLSRGFDLTTISVVPEGLTAQAAIVAREPGIASGVELIPWIIETIGADIPVQLHRRDGEKFTVGDPLATLRGEARDVLTCERTILNFLGRLCGIASWTKEHVDVISGLKAQLYDTRKTTPGWRRLEKYAVACGGGRNHRSGLYDAILIKDNHLACHQSVTGKLLSPSEAIAHARQFLAEQVDAPAGAIVEIEVDTLEQLADALQSNPDIVLLDNMTNDQLSEAVRIRDQQNASVQLEASGGVRLETLRGIAETGVDRISVGALTHSAVNLDLGLDWTL, from the coding sequence ATGCTCGAGAATCATCAAGACTTTGCACAGCAGACCCGCGACGAATTTCTACGCGACGATTTAGAGCAATTGGTGCGATTGGCTATCCGGGAAGATCTATCGCGAGGCTTCGATTTAACCACCATTTCAGTTGTCCCCGAAGGGCTCACTGCCCAGGCGGCAATTGTGGCGCGTGAACCAGGAATTGCGTCTGGGGTGGAGTTGATCCCTTGGATCATCGAGACGATTGGAGCGGATATCCCAGTCCAGTTGCATCGTCGCGATGGAGAGAAGTTCACGGTGGGCGACCCGTTGGCAACACTCCGAGGGGAGGCGCGCGATGTGCTCACTTGTGAACGCACCATCTTGAATTTCCTTGGTCGATTGTGCGGAATCGCCAGTTGGACGAAGGAGCATGTGGACGTCATCAGCGGTTTAAAAGCTCAGTTGTATGACACTCGCAAGACCACTCCAGGCTGGCGCAGGCTGGAGAAATACGCCGTCGCCTGTGGCGGTGGACGCAATCATCGCAGCGGATTGTACGACGCGATTCTCATCAAGGATAATCACCTCGCCTGCCACCAAAGCGTGACCGGGAAATTGCTGAGTCCAAGTGAAGCGATTGCCCATGCACGGCAGTTCTTGGCCGAGCAGGTGGATGCACCTGCTGGTGCAATTGTAGAGATCGAAGTCGACACGTTGGAGCAATTGGCCGACGCCCTGCAGTCGAATCCTGATATTGTGTTGCTCGATAATATGACCAACGATCAATTGTCCGAGGCCGTTCGGATTCGCGACCAGCAGAACGCGAGCGTGCAACTGGAAGCTTCTGGTGGCGTGCGTCTCGAAACACTACGTGGAATTGCCGAGACAGGGGTCGATCGCATCAGCGTGGGAGCCTTGACGCATTCTGCAGTGAATCTGGATCTAGGGCTGGATTGGACGTTATGA